The Lutibacter sp. Hel_I_33_5 genome has a window encoding:
- a CDS encoding cob(I)yrinic acid a,c-diamide adenosyltransferase: protein MKIYTKTGDKGTTALFGGTRVKKHHLRIESYGTVDELNSYIGLIKDQDISSEIKNSLLKIQNELFTLGAMLATPPEKETLKNGKKRLNIPKVEENSIQFLENEIDKMNEELPQMTHFILPGGHQTVSFCHIARCVCRRAERLSVALNDSETVNEDILIYLNRLSDYLFVLARKLSKDLSVEEIKWIPKKNK, encoded by the coding sequence ATGAAAATATATACTAAAACAGGAGATAAAGGAACCACTGCATTATTTGGAGGAACACGAGTAAAAAAACATCATTTACGTATAGAAAGTTACGGAACCGTTGATGAATTGAATTCTTATATTGGGTTAATAAAAGATCAGGATATAAGTTCTGAAATTAAAAATTCATTATTAAAAATTCAAAATGAACTTTTTACTTTAGGAGCCATGTTGGCAACTCCACCAGAAAAAGAAACCTTAAAAAACGGAAAAAAACGATTAAACATTCCTAAAGTTGAAGAAAATTCAATTCAATTTTTAGAAAATGAAATCGACAAAATGAATGAAGAACTTCCTCAAATGACTCATTTTATACTTCCTGGAGGACATCAAACGGTGTCATTCTGTCACATCGCTAGATGTGTTTGCAGACGTGCTGAACGTTTATCTGTCGCTCTAAATGATAGCGAAACTGTAAATGAAGATATATTAATCTATTTAAACCGACTTTCTGACTATCTTTTTGTGTTGGCACGAAAATTGTCTAAAGACTTATCAGTAGAGGAAATCAAATGGATTCCTAAGAAAAATAAGTAA
- a CDS encoding DUF2279 domain-containing protein, which translates to MIEIKKKKMLFSRNREVIFLLLFFFSFTFYGQNSTFWKKSDTLNKKRRNAVIISESILGLGTLVALDQLWYADFPRSGFHFINDNNEWKQLDKVGHMMTSYYIGRAGMEVLHWSGVKKKDQLIYGATLGFTFLTAIEVLDGFSKRWGASFGDILANAGGTGLLVGQELIWKEQRITMKYSFHQTEFSQRRPNVLGKNFIEQSLKDYNGQTYWLSANIWSFNKNSNFPKWLNIAFGYGADGMLYGTESVTNLISQDPFRQYYLSLDLDLTKINTKSKFLKSVFSVINFIKIPAPTLEIDSKGRFKFHYLYF; encoded by the coding sequence ATGATTGAAATAAAGAAAAAAAAGATGCTATTCTCGAGAAATCGAGAAGTTATTTTCTTACTACTTTTCTTTTTTTCATTTACTTTTTATGGCCAAAACTCAACTTTTTGGAAGAAATCTGACACACTAAACAAAAAAAGAAGAAATGCTGTTATTATTTCTGAAAGCATTTTAGGTTTAGGAACTTTAGTTGCGCTTGATCAATTGTGGTACGCGGATTTTCCTCGCTCGGGTTTTCATTTTATTAATGATAATAACGAATGGAAACAGCTTGATAAAGTTGGACACATGATGACTTCATATTATATAGGAAGAGCCGGTATGGAGGTTTTACATTGGTCTGGAGTGAAGAAAAAAGACCAACTAATTTATGGAGCTACCTTAGGTTTTACATTTTTAACTGCCATTGAAGTATTAGATGGGTTTTCTAAACGTTGGGGCGCATCTTTTGGAGATATTTTGGCAAATGCTGGAGGAACAGGATTATTAGTAGGACAAGAATTAATTTGGAAAGAACAACGAATTACTATGAAATATTCGTTCCACCAAACTGAATTTTCTCAGCGAAGACCCAATGTTTTAGGTAAAAACTTCATTGAACAATCTTTAAAAGATTATAACGGGCAAACTTATTGGTTATCAGCAAATATCTGGTCTTTCAACAAGAATAGTAATTTTCCGAAATGGTTAAATATTGCTTTTGGTTATGGCGCAGATGGGATGTTATACGGAACAGAATCAGTTACAAACTTAATTTCACAAGATCCTTTTAGACAATATTATCTAAGTTTGGATCTAGATTTAACAAAAATTAATACAAAATCAAAATTTCTAAAATCTGTGTTTTCTGTTATCAATTTTATAAAAATTCCAGCTCCTACCTTAGAAATTGACAGTAAAGGTCGATTTAAATTTCATTATCTGTATTTCTAA
- the mltG gene encoding endolytic transglycosylase MltG yields the protein MNKKILYIAAAILFLVSAIIGFNYYQKIFGKTITKKGAIFIGSNYHLMDVKKILTEFTTKPEDFFYVAEKKKFTKPKAGKYVLKEGMSMNDVVNLLRSGNQTPVKISFNNQDTLEKLAGRIAEQLEIDSITFLKVIKNPQFLEKNNFSKKSVLGMFIPNSYEFYWNTSAEKFRDKMLREYKRFWNSDRLEKAKKLKLSQEEVITLASIVQKETAKKIERPIVAGLYLNRLKSGWPLQADPTIIYCVKEIKGQDYVVKRVLTKDLEIKSPYNTYKNRGLPPTLIAMPDISAIDGVLNAKKHNYLYMCASVDNIGYHAFSSSLRQHNNNAAKYHFWLNKRRINR from the coding sequence ATGAATAAAAAAATTCTTTACATAGCGGCAGCAATACTTTTTTTAGTATCTGCAATTATTGGTTTTAACTATTATCAAAAAATATTTGGAAAGACCATTACTAAAAAAGGTGCTATTTTTATTGGTAGTAATTATCATTTAATGGATGTAAAAAAAATATTAACTGAGTTTACTACTAAACCAGAAGACTTCTTTTATGTAGCAGAAAAGAAAAAATTTACCAAACCAAAAGCTGGTAAATATGTTTTAAAAGAAGGAATGTCGATGAATGACGTTGTTAATCTTTTACGAAGTGGGAATCAAACACCAGTAAAAATTTCTTTTAATAATCAAGACACCTTAGAAAAATTGGCTGGTAGAATTGCGGAACAGTTAGAAATCGATTCAATTACTTTTTTAAAAGTAATTAAGAACCCCCAGTTTTTAGAAAAAAACAACTTCTCCAAAAAATCTGTTTTAGGAATGTTTATTCCAAATAGTTATGAATTCTACTGGAATACATCAGCAGAAAAATTTAGAGATAAAATGCTACGTGAATACAAACGTTTTTGGAATTCTGATAGATTGGAAAAAGCAAAGAAACTAAAGTTATCTCAAGAAGAAGTTATTACGTTAGCTTCCATTGTACAAAAAGAAACAGCAAAAAAAATAGAGAGACCAATTGTAGCCGGTTTATATTTAAATCGTTTAAAAAGTGGATGGCCATTACAAGCTGACCCAACTATTATTTATTGTGTCAAAGAAATAAAAGGGCAAGATTATGTAGTAAAAAGAGTCTTAACCAAAGATTTAGAAATCAAATCACCTTATAACACATATAAAAACAGAGGTTTACCACCAACATTAATTGCTATGCCAGATATTTCTGCGATTGATGGTGTTTTAAATGCTAAAAAACACAACTACTTATACATGTGTGCTAGTGTAGATAATATTGGTTATCACGCCTTTTCAAGCTCTTTACGCCAACATAACAATAACGCAGCTAAATATCATTTTTGGTTAAATAAACGAAGAATAAATCGTTAG
- a CDS encoding S1C family serine protease, translating into MKKAFGYLGMAILGGVIALGGFKLFNEPVIVKKQVEQPMQTWQTNFKPAINEVTKPLTSTDFTKAAEKTVNTVVHVKNTATSSSVSSWSDLFYGNGSRKQVGTGSGVIISPDGYIITNNHVIANASELEITLNNQKKYKAELIGTDEKNDIALLKINADNKLPYIPFANSDTVKIGEWVLAVGNPYNLTSTVTAGIVSAKGRDLEGNRTVDSFIQTDAAVNPGNSGGALVNTRGELIGINTAITSKTGSFIGYSFAVPSNIARKIVDDLLEFGSVQDAIIGFSPEVKDEIEGVIIREISEESNAKKAGLKDGDIIKKINDVKISKFSELTGQLTAKRPGDYVNVTVDRDGDALTKRVKLIKRTARFISTEFQWELKDLTTKELKKFGISNGVKIIRTGNDTNAKNTLKGFIITKINDKKISKASIAVKQLDNLSSNRYSVLIEMINLEGERERFRFR; encoded by the coding sequence ATGAAGAAAGCTTTTGGATATTTAGGAATGGCTATTTTAGGAGGTGTAATTGCTCTTGGAGGTTTTAAATTATTTAATGAACCTGTTATTGTTAAAAAACAAGTTGAACAGCCAATGCAAACTTGGCAAACTAATTTTAAACCAGCAATTAATGAAGTTACCAAACCGCTTACATCTACAGATTTTACAAAAGCTGCAGAAAAAACGGTTAATACCGTAGTTCATGTTAAAAATACAGCTACTAGTTCTTCTGTTTCTTCTTGGTCAGATTTGTTTTATGGAAATGGTTCAAGAAAACAGGTAGGTACAGGTAGTGGTGTTATTATTTCTCCAGATGGATATATTATTACCAATAATCATGTAATTGCAAATGCATCAGAATTAGAAATTACTTTAAATAATCAAAAGAAATATAAAGCGGAGTTAATTGGAACTGATGAAAAAAATGATATCGCTTTGTTAAAAATTAATGCAGATAATAAGTTGCCTTATATTCCTTTCGCAAACTCTGATACCGTAAAAATAGGAGAGTGGGTATTAGCAGTAGGGAATCCTTATAATTTAACTTCTACAGTAACTGCAGGAATTGTAAGTGCAAAGGGAAGAGATTTAGAAGGTAATAGAACGGTAGATTCATTTATCCAAACAGATGCTGCTGTAAATCCAGGAAATAGTGGTGGAGCCTTGGTGAATACTCGTGGAGAATTAATTGGAATTAATACTGCAATTACTTCTAAAACAGGTTCTTTTATCGGATATTCCTTTGCAGTTCCTTCTAATATTGCAAGAAAGATTGTAGATGATTTATTAGAGTTTGGTAGTGTACAAGATGCTATTATTGGTTTTTCACCAGAGGTAAAAGATGAAATTGAAGGCGTAATTATTAGAGAAATATCTGAAGAAAGTAATGCTAAGAAAGCGGGCTTAAAGGATGGTGATATCATTAAAAAAATTAATGATGTGAAAATTTCTAAATTTTCGGAACTTACTGGGCAATTGACTGCAAAAAGACCGGGAGATTATGTAAATGTTACAGTTGATAGAGATGGAGATGCTTTAACAAAGAGAGTTAAATTGATAAAAAGAACTGCCCGTTTTATTTCTACAGAGTTTCAATGGGAGCTAAAAGATCTTACAACAAAAGAACTAAAAAAGTTTGGAATATCTAACGGTGTGAAGATAATTAGAACAGGAAATGATACGAATGCAAAAAACACTTTAAAAGGGTTTATTATTACTAAAATCAATGATAAAAAAATTAGTAAAGCTTCAATTGCTGTTAAACAATTAGATAATTTATCTAGTAATAGATATAGTGTTTTAATTGAAATGATTAATTTAGAAGGAGAGCGTGAAAGATTCCGTTTTAGATAG
- a CDS encoding DUF2795 domain-containing protein has product MYWTLELASYLADAPWPATKDELIDYAIRTGAPLEVVENLQDIEDEGDSYDSIIEIWPDYPTEDDYLWNEDEY; this is encoded by the coding sequence ATGTATTGGACACTAGAATTAGCATCTTATTTAGCAGATGCACCCTGGCCAGCAACAAAAGATGAGTTAATAGATTACGCTATTAGAACAGGAGCTCCATTAGAAGTTGTAGAAAACCTACAAGATATCGAGGATGAAGGAGACTCATATGACTCAATCATAGAGATTTGGCCAGACTATCCGACCGAAGATGATTATCTTTGGAACGAAGATGAATATTAA
- the secA gene encoding preprotein translocase subunit SecA: MSILNSIIKVFVGDKQKKDLKILQPIVEKVNTFETTIRSLSNDELRAKTGEFKNKLKEATKEIDDKVSTLEEEAKTANIDRQEDIYAEIDTLKDDAYKISEEILDSIMPEAFAVIKETAKRFVDNVEVEVTATPLDRELSGVHEHVSLDGDLAYWANSWDAAGKPITWDMIHYDVQLIGGSVLHQGKIAEMMTGEGKTLVSTLPVYLNALTGNGVHVVTVNDYLAKRDKAWMAPIFEFHGLSTDCIDYHQPNSDARRKAYNADITYGTNNEFGFDYLRDNMANSKEDLVQRAPNYAIIDEVDSVLIDDARTPLIISGPIPQGDRHEFNDLKPLVNEIVSLQSKHLVSVLAEAKKLIADGNTKDGGFLLLRVFRGLPKNKALIKFLSQEGIKQTLQKTENFYMADNNKLMPEVDEDLYFVIEEKNNQIDLTDKGIAHLSEKTGNETFFVLPDIGVKIGEIDTAETTPEEKAAEKEELYKDFSIKSERIHTMNQLLKAYTVFEKDVEYVVMENKVMIVDEQTGRIMDGRRYSDGLHQAIEAKEDVKIEDATQTFATVTLQNYFRMYRKLSGMTGTAITEAGELWEIYKLDVVEIPTNKPIQRDDKEDLVYKTAREKYNAVIEDIVKLVDEKRPVLVGTTSVEISELLGRMLQMRKIPHNILNAKLHKREADVVAEAGKPGVVTIATNMAGRGTDIKLSDDVKDAGGLAIVGTERHDSRRVDRQLRGRAGRQGDVGSTQFYVALDDNLMRLFGSDRIAKMMDRMGLKDGEVIQHSMISKSIERAQKKVEENNFGTRKRLLEYDDIMNSQREFVYKRRRNALDGKRLQVDIANMIYETCESIINQNKLNKDFQNFEFELIRFSSMTSPFSEEEFEQLSEKEITDKLYDIVTEHYKNKIERNAVLAYPVIKDVYENEGDKYERIVVPFTDGVKSLQVVTNLKDAYESEGKSLITDFEKNITLAIIDENWKDHLRKMDELKHSVQNASYEQKDPLLIYKFEAFELFKVTVDQINKEVLSFLFKGELPSQDSSQISEARQQKREKLNTSKADVQNSTEQAIQNSRQQEPVETIVREQPKIGRNERVTIKNVMSGEEKEVKFKQAIPLIEKGEWVLK, encoded by the coding sequence ATGAGCATACTAAATTCAATCATCAAAGTTTTTGTTGGAGATAAACAAAAAAAAGATCTTAAAATATTACAACCAATAGTTGAAAAAGTAAACACCTTTGAAACTACCATTAGAAGTTTATCTAACGATGAATTACGTGCGAAAACTGGAGAATTTAAAAATAAATTAAAAGAGGCTACCAAAGAAATAGATGATAAAGTATCTACTTTAGAAGAAGAAGCAAAAACTGCAAATATTGATCGACAAGAAGATATTTATGCAGAAATTGATACTTTAAAAGATGATGCCTATAAAATTTCTGAAGAAATTTTAGACAGCATAATGCCAGAAGCTTTTGCTGTTATTAAAGAAACTGCAAAACGTTTTGTAGATAATGTAGAAGTTGAAGTTACCGCTACTCCTTTAGATAGAGAATTATCAGGAGTCCATGAGCACGTTTCTCTTGATGGTGATTTAGCATATTGGGCAAACTCTTGGGATGCCGCAGGAAAACCTATTACATGGGATATGATCCATTATGATGTGCAGTTAATTGGTGGTTCTGTTTTACATCAAGGAAAAATTGCTGAGATGATGACTGGTGAAGGAAAAACGTTAGTTTCTACCCTACCCGTTTACTTAAATGCATTGACTGGAAATGGAGTGCATGTAGTAACCGTAAATGATTATTTAGCAAAACGTGATAAAGCATGGATGGCTCCTATTTTTGAGTTCCATGGATTAAGTACAGACTGTATCGATTATCACCAACCCAATTCAGACGCACGTAGAAAAGCCTATAATGCAGATATTACTTACGGAACAAACAATGAATTTGGATTCGATTATTTGCGTGATAATATGGCGAATTCTAAAGAAGATTTAGTACAAAGAGCTCCAAATTATGCAATTATTGATGAGGTAGATTCAGTATTAATTGATGATGCTAGAACGCCTTTAATAATTTCTGGGCCAATACCACAAGGAGATAGACACGAATTTAACGATTTAAAACCATTAGTAAACGAAATTGTTTCACTGCAAAGTAAGCATTTAGTGAGTGTTTTAGCTGAAGCTAAAAAATTAATTGCAGATGGAAATACTAAAGACGGAGGATTCTTATTATTAAGAGTTTTTAGAGGTTTACCTAAAAATAAAGCTTTAATTAAGTTTTTATCTCAAGAAGGTATAAAACAAACGTTACAAAAAACCGAGAATTTTTATATGGCAGACAACAATAAGTTGATGCCAGAAGTAGATGAAGATTTGTACTTTGTTATAGAAGAAAAAAATAATCAAATTGATTTAACTGATAAGGGAATTGCACATTTATCTGAAAAAACAGGAAATGAAACTTTCTTTGTATTACCAGATATTGGTGTGAAAATTGGTGAAATTGATACAGCTGAAACCACTCCAGAAGAAAAAGCTGCTGAGAAAGAAGAATTATACAAAGACTTCAGCATTAAAAGTGAACGTATTCATACCATGAATCAACTTTTAAAAGCATATACGGTTTTTGAAAAAGATGTGGAGTATGTTGTGATGGAGAACAAAGTAATGATTGTTGACGAACAAACTGGTCGTATTATGGACGGTCGTCGTTATTCAGATGGATTACATCAAGCAATTGAAGCAAAAGAAGATGTTAAGATTGAAGATGCAACACAAACTTTTGCTACCGTAACGTTACAAAATTACTTTAGAATGTATCGTAAGTTATCTGGAATGACAGGTACTGCAATTACTGAAGCTGGTGAATTATGGGAAATTTACAAATTAGATGTTGTAGAAATTCCAACTAACAAACCAATTCAGAGAGACGATAAAGAAGATTTAGTCTATAAAACTGCTCGTGAAAAATATAATGCAGTTATTGAAGATATTGTAAAACTTGTTGATGAAAAACGTCCAGTTTTAGTAGGTACAACTTCTGTAGAGATATCAGAATTATTAGGTAGAATGTTACAAATGCGTAAAATTCCACATAATATTTTAAATGCAAAATTACACAAACGTGAAGCTGATGTTGTTGCCGAAGCAGGTAAACCAGGTGTTGTAACTATTGCAACAAATATGGCAGGTCGTGGAACAGATATTAAATTATCTGACGACGTAAAAGATGCTGGTGGATTAGCAATTGTTGGTACAGAAAGGCATGATTCAAGACGTGTAGACAGGCAGCTACGTGGTAGAGCCGGTAGACAAGGAGATGTTGGGTCAACGCAGTTTTATGTTGCCTTAGACGATAATTTAATGCGTTTATTTGGTTCTGATAGAATTGCAAAAATGATGGATAGAATGGGATTAAAAGATGGTGAAGTTATTCAGCATTCTATGATTTCTAAATCTATTGAACGTGCGCAAAAGAAAGTTGAAGAAAATAACTTTGGAACAAGAAAACGTTTGTTAGAATATGATGACATCATGAATTCTCAACGTGAATTTGTGTACAAAAGAAGACGTAACGCTCTAGATGGTAAACGTCTACAAGTTGATATTGCGAACATGATTTATGAAACATGTGAATCTATTATCAATCAAAATAAATTAAATAAAGATTTTCAGAACTTTGAATTTGAGTTAATTCGTTTTTCTTCGATGACCTCTCCTTTTTCTGAAGAAGAATTTGAGCAATTATCTGAAAAAGAAATTACAGACAAATTATACGATATTGTTACAGAACATTATAAAAATAAAATCGAAAGAAATGCTGTTTTAGCATATCCTGTTATTAAAGATGTTTATGAAAATGAAGGTGACAAATATGAGCGAATTGTAGTTCCGTTTACAGATGGCGTAAAATCTTTACAAGTTGTTACTAACTTAAAAGATGCCTATGAAAGTGAAGGGAAATCGTTAATTACAGATTTTGAGAAAAACATCACCTTAGCAATTATTGATGAAAATTGGAAAGATCATTTACGTAAAATGGATGAATTAAAACATTCTGTACAAAATGCATCGTATGAACAAAAAGACCCGTTATTAATCTATAAGTTTGAAGCTTTTGAATTATTTAAAGTTACTGTAGATCAGATAAATAAAGAGGTGTTGTCGTTCTTATTTAAAGGTGAATTACCATCGCAAGATTCTAGTCAAATTTCTGAAGCGCGTCAGCAAAAAAGAGAAAAATTGAATACCAGTAAAGCGGATGTTCAAAATTCTACAGAACAAGCTATTCAGAATTCTAGACAACAAGAACCAGTTGAAACTATAGTTCGTGAACAACCAAAAATTGGTAGAAACGAACGTGTTACTATTAAAAATGTAATGAGCGGTGAGGAAAAAGAAGTGAAATTTAAACAAGCCATCCCTTTAATTGAAAAAGGTGAATGGGTTTTGAAATAA
- the dapF gene encoding diaminopimelate epimerase, which translates to MNLTFHKYQGTGNDFVMFDNRTKTFPKQNVEIISKLCDRRFGVGADGVILIEDDENHDFKMIYFNADGSQTFCGNGGRCAVAFAKKIEIIHNKTNFIAFDGSHFAEINEDIVSLQMIDVDEIQVNKNSVFTYTGTQHHVELVNDLDNFPVFEKGREIRNQYKAPGSNVNFVEQINHETFRVRTYEKGVENETLACGTGVTAVAIAMHKTKKTSSNLISLPVEGGKLEVSFTEENGIYKNVFLKGPATFVYSGKINLTT; encoded by the coding sequence ATGAATTTAACTTTTCATAAATATCAAGGGACTGGAAACGATTTTGTTATGTTTGATAATAGAACAAAAACCTTTCCTAAACAAAACGTAGAAATCATTTCTAAATTATGTGATAGACGTTTTGGTGTTGGTGCCGATGGTGTTATTTTGATTGAAGATGATGAGAATCATGATTTTAAAATGATTTATTTTAATGCAGATGGGAGTCAGACTTTTTGTGGAAATGGAGGAAGATGTGCTGTCGCTTTTGCAAAAAAAATAGAAATTATTCATAACAAAACTAATTTTATAGCTTTTGATGGTTCACATTTTGCTGAGATAAATGAAGATATCGTTTCTCTACAAATGATAGATGTTGATGAAATACAAGTCAATAAAAATTCTGTATTTACTTATACTGGGACGCAACATCATGTTGAATTGGTTAATGATTTAGATAATTTTCCTGTTTTTGAAAAAGGTAGAGAAATTAGAAATCAATATAAAGCTCCAGGAAGTAATGTTAATTTTGTTGAACAAATTAATCATGAAACTTTTAGAGTTAGAACCTACGAAAAAGGAGTCGAAAATGAAACATTAGCTTGTGGAACTGGCGTAACCGCAGTTGCAATAGCTATGCATAAAACTAAAAAAACATCTAGTAATTTAATTTCATTACCTGTTGAAGGTGGAAAATTAGAAGTTTCATTTACTGAAGAAAATGGTATCTATAAAAATGTATTTTTAAAAGGACCAGCAACTTTTGTATATAGCGGTAAAATTAATCTGACCACATAG
- a CDS encoding glyceraldehyde-3-phosphate dehydrogenase, protein MSTIINYEKEVVNQAQTRRDTVEFINIIHDLWYDKSIELVLFRNPLVDKRASEVLNLINYAKEFVAKPITIQDALEIAQAVQQIELPASKLDIGKLAYECYLNPSNCTDKVDFVKKQLKNIDTTKNVEPKDVVLYGFGRIGRLLARELMIKMGKGSQLRLRAVVTRGKIDATVLEKRASLLSIDSVHGDFLGTVQTDVENNALIINGTTVYMISANQPEDIDYTTYGINDALIIDNTGAFRDKEALSRHLVPNGASKVLLTAPGKGIPNIVHGVNHLDNNPDNVDIFSAASCTTNAITPILKVLEDNFGIKKGHLETIHAYTNDQNLVDNMHSKYRRGRAAALNMVITETGAGKAVAKALPALEGKLTSNAIRVPVPNGSLAILNLQLHQNVTVDNINSIIKKYALEGDLVEQIKYSIDNELVSSDIIGTTAPSIFDSKATITDGNTIVIYVWYDNEYGYSHQVMRLAKHIAKVRRYTYY, encoded by the coding sequence ATGTCAACAATTATAAATTACGAAAAAGAAGTTGTTAATCAAGCACAAACTAGACGCGATACAGTTGAGTTTATCAATATCATACATGATTTGTGGTATGATAAGTCAATTGAGTTGGTGTTGTTTAGAAACCCTTTGGTAGACAAAAGAGCTAGTGAAGTTTTAAACTTAATTAATTACGCAAAAGAATTTGTTGCAAAACCAATTACAATTCAAGATGCGTTAGAAATTGCACAAGCTGTTCAGCAAATAGAATTGCCAGCTTCAAAATTAGATATTGGTAAGTTGGCTTACGAATGCTATTTAAATCCTTCAAACTGTACTGATAAAGTTGATTTTGTGAAAAAGCAACTAAAAAATATTGATACTACTAAAAACGTTGAGCCAAAAGATGTTGTATTGTATGGTTTTGGTAGAATCGGACGTTTGTTAGCTCGCGAACTTATGATTAAAATGGGGAAGGGGTCTCAATTGCGTTTAAGAGCGGTAGTGACTCGTGGTAAAATTGATGCTACTGTGTTAGAAAAAAGAGCTTCTTTATTAAGTATCGATTCTGTACATGGAGATTTTTTAGGAACCGTACAAACTGATGTAGAAAATAATGCATTAATCATAAACGGAACTACTGTATATATGATTTCTGCAAATCAACCAGAAGATATTGATTATACAACATACGGAATTAATGATGCGTTAATTATTGATAATACAGGAGCTTTTAGAGATAAAGAAGCATTGTCAAGACATTTAGTTCCAAATGGAGCTAGTAAGGTTTTATTAACAGCACCAGGGAAAGGAATTCCAAATATTGTTCATGGAGTAAATCATTTAGATAATAATCCAGACAATGTTGATATTTTCTCTGCAGCTTCTTGTACAACAAATGCGATTACACCAATTTTAAAGGTGTTAGAAGATAATTTTGGAATTAAAAAAGGGCATTTAGAAACCATCCATGCGTATACTAATGATCAGAATTTAGTAGATAATATGCATAGTAAATACCGTAGAGGTAGAGCTGCTGCTTTAAATATGGTGATTACAGAAACTGGAGCAGGAAAAGCAGTAGCAAAAGCATTACCCGCTTTAGAAGGTAAATTGACATCTAACGCAATTAGAGTTCCAGTGCCAAATGGATCTCTAGCTATTTTAAATTTACAATTACATCAAAATGTAACCGTAGATAATATAAATTCAATCATAAAGAAATATGCTTTAGAAGGCGATTTGGTAGAACAAATAAAATATTCAATCGATAACGAATTAGTTTCTTCCGATATTATTGGAACAACAGCACCTTCAATTTTTGATAGTAAAGCAACCATTACAGATGGAAATACGATTGTAATTTATGTTTGGTATGATAACGAATACGGATACTCGCATCAAGTAATGCGATTAGCAAAACATATTGCAAAAGTGAGAAGGTATACGTATTATTAG
- a CDS encoding GxxExxY protein, producing MKVTKKYLDELTYAFIGCCINVHKELGPGLLENVYHQCLIEELKYEQISFSSELEVSVNYRGKEINSKLRADLFIENCLVVELKSVKEIQPIFEVQLLTYMHLLKAPKGIIVNFNCLNIFKGGQKTFVNDIFSELPEK from the coding sequence TTGAAAGTAACTAAAAAATATCTTGACGAATTAACTTATGCTTTTATAGGATGCTGTATTAATGTTCATAAAGAATTGGGCCCTGGATTATTAGAGAATGTTTATCATCAATGTTTAATTGAAGAATTAAAATATGAGCAAATTTCTTTTTCATCAGAATTAGAAGTATCTGTAAATTATAGAGGCAAAGAAATTAATTCTAAATTAAGAGCTGATTTATTTATTGAAAACTGTTTGGTTGTTGAATTAAAATCTGTAAAAGAAATTCAACCTATATTTGAAGTACAATTATTAACATATATGCATTTGTTAAAAGCTCCTAAAGGAATTATTGTAAACTTTAATTGTTTAAATATATTTAAAGGAGGACAAAAAACTTTTGTAAATGATATTTTTAGCGAACTACCAGAAAAATAA
- a CDS encoding GNAT family N-acetyltransferase — protein MSLCGQIINLRALEPQDLDFLYQIENNESFWQVSHTQTPFSKYILKQYLENAHLDIFEAKQLRLVIEEKSSNKSIGMIDLFDFNPQHKRAGIGILIHPDSQQKGFATEALSLLIEYSFTHLNLHQLYANITSNNTKSIQLFTNQKFKQVGVKKDWIFNKGIYKDEILFQLIHE, from the coding sequence ATGTCTCTATGTGGTCAGATAATTAATTTACGTGCTTTAGAACCCCAAGATTTAGATTTTCTATATCAAATAGAAAACAATGAGTCTTTTTGGCAAGTAAGTCATACACAAACTCCATTTTCAAAATACATTCTAAAACAATATTTAGAAAATGCTCATTTAGATATTTTTGAAGCGAAACAATTACGTTTAGTTATTGAAGAAAAAAGCAGTAATAAATCAATTGGAATGATCGATTTATTTGATTTTAACCCACAACATAAACGTGCTGGTATAGGAATTTTAATTCACCCAGATTCACAACAAAAAGGATTTGCAACAGAAGCTTTATCATTATTAATTGAGTATAGTTTTACACATTTAAACCTACATCAATTGTATGCCAATATTACTTCTAACAATACAAAGAGCATACAATTATTTACAAATCAAAAATTCAAACAAGTAGGTGTTAAAAAAGATTGGATTTTTAACAAAGGAATTTATAAAGACGAAATTTTATTTCAATTAATTCATGAATAA